The following coding sequences lie in one Musa acuminata AAA Group cultivar baxijiao chromosome BXJ3-1, Cavendish_Baxijiao_AAA, whole genome shotgun sequence genomic window:
- the LOC135628450 gene encoding E3 ubiquitin-protein ligase PUB23-like: MDGLDNVPPFFLCPISLQVMEDPVTISTGVSYDRASIDRWLTVYEHHTCPVTNQHLTDLTLTPNATLLRLIQSWAACTTGCVAPAVAATKPGFDVSEILGDLGDPAARADGKAKALNTIRSLVLDDDGNAAHMEKAGVTSLVASLIAGCEPSEALRNLVDPVVLIDEATSVLHLLKPSPETLREVSERRNGELIANLASLLQRGSHQARVHAALLLRSIYEVVGDNLKARIPVDLIEGVVEILKDQNADRATTMALLAIMIEVLPHGKNRLKAVQAGAVAVTVELLVEESVDKRKCEAMLYLLELMCGRAEGRAELVGHPAGVAAVVAKLLSLSSGVTARAVMVLGLVCRYCGGVMEEMLQVGGVAKLFMLVQVEGNRRSREMAKGILGNHIKAWSKSPCFPSHCLP, translated from the coding sequence ATGGATGGCTTGGACAACGTACCTCCTTTCTTCCTGTGCCCGATCTCTCTTCAGGTCATGGAGGACCCTGTTACCATCTCCACCGGCGTCTCCTACGACCGCGCCAGCATCGACCGATGGCTCACCGTGTACGAGCACCACACATGCCCGGTAACCAACCAGCATCTCACTGATCTGACACTCACCCCAAACGCCACCCTCCTCCGCCTCATCCAGTCCTGGGCTGCCTGCACCACCGGATGCGTTGCTCCTGCGGTTGCCGCGACGAAGCCTGGATTCGACGTGTCGGAGATACTCGGCGATCTTGGTGACCCTGCGGCTCGTGCCGACGGCAAGGCGAAGGCTCTAAATACGATCAGGTCACTGGTATTAGATGACGACGGCAACGCGGCGCACATGGAGAAAGCCGGCGTGACTTCTCTCGTCGCATCTCTGATTGCCGGGTGCGAGCCATCGGAAGCTTTGAGGAACCTTGTTGACCCGGTGGTGCTGATCGACGAAGCCACCAGCGTGCTGCACCTCCTGAAACCATCGCCTGAGACCCTCAGAGAGGTTTCGGAGCGCCGAAACGGTGAGCTCATTGCAAATCTGGCTTCACTGCTGCAACGCGGTTCGCACCAGGCAAGAGTTCACGCAGCGCTTCTCCTCCGGTCCATCTACGAGGTCGTCGGTGACAACCTCAAGGCAAGGATACCTGTGGATCTGATCGAGGGGGTGGTGGAGATACTGAAGGACCAGAACGCAGACCGAGCAACGACCATGGCTCTACTGGCCATCATGATCGAGGTGCTGCCTCATGGTAAGAACAGGCTAAAGGCGGTGCAGGCCGGAGCAGTGGCGGTGACAGTGGAGCTACTGGTGGAGGAGAGCGTGGACAAGCGGAAGTGCGAGGCCATGCTGTACCTGTTGGAGCTGATGTGCGGGAGGGCGGAGGGGAGGGCGGAGCTGGTGGGGCACCCAGCGGgggtggcggcggtggtggcgaAGCTTCTGAGCTTGTCGAGCGGGGTGACGGCGAGGGCGGTGATGGTGCTGGGGTTGGTGTGCAGGTACTGCGGCGGGGTGATGGAGGAGATGTTGCAGGTGGGGGGAGTGGCCAAGCTCTTTATGCTGGTGCAGGTGGAAGGCAACAGGAGGAGCAGGGAGATGGCCAAGGGCATCTTGGGGAATCACATCAAGGCATGGAGCAAGTCGCCTTGCTTTCCTTCTCATTGCTTGCCTTGA
- the LOC135629669 gene encoding heat stress transcription factor B-2b-like, with the protein MGSPPLPPASEKADETTSAAAGHPEGQRPLPTPFLTKTYQLVDDPSVDDVVSWNEDGSTFVVWRPAEFARDLLPKYFKHNNFSSFVRQLNTYGFRKIVPDRWEFANDCFRRGEKRLLADIHRRKINPAAAAAAPIAVAVPINRAVSPANSGEEQVLSSNSSPGPQTPATTGSSGPTENERLRKENARLLRDLAQITNVCNQIAVLVSKYAADGGGGGTTEVGAPPPVLELMPATRVEKQEEEDADTAAAVEEGVIKVEEWTSEPRTPAGPSPKLFGVSIVGKRVREEEMDQDPTPAVKPDPKEATSPERHQRSWVVYCPRPIRRSCNVPDNPTDRARDAS; encoded by the exons ATGGGCTCTCCGCCCCTTCCTCCGGCGTCGGAGAAGGCCGATGAGACGACTTCAGCTGCGGCGGGGCACCCGGAGGGGCAGCGGCCGCTCCCGACGCCCTTCCTGACGAAGACGTACCAGCTGGTGGACGACCCGTCGGTGGACGACGTCGTCTCGTGGAACGAGGACGGATCGACGTTCGTGGTGTGGCGACCCGCCGAGTTCGCCCGCGACCTCCTCCCCAAGTACTTCAAGCACAACAATTTCTCCAGCTTTGTTCGCCAGCTCAACACCTAC GGGTTTCGGAAGATCGTGCCGGATCGATGGGAGTTCGCTAACGATTGTTTTCGGAGGGGAGAAAAGCGCCTCCTTGCCGACATCCACCGCCGCAAGATCAACccggcggcagccgcagccgcgccGATCGCGGTGGCTGTGCCGATTAATAGGGCTGTGTCGCCGGCGAACTCGGGGGAGGAGCAGGTCCTCTCCTCGAACTCCTCCCCTGGCCCACAGACGCCGGCCACCACCGGATCCAGCGGCCCAACGGAGAACGAGAGGCTGAGGAAGGAGAATGCGCGGCTCCTCCGGGACCTCGCCCAGATAACGAACGTGTGTAACCAAATCGCGGTCCTGGTTTCCAAGTACGCGGccgatggcggcggcggcgggacgaccgaggtggGGGCTCCGCCGCCGGTTCTGGAGCTGATGCCGGCAACACGGGTGGAGAAGCAGGAGGAAGAGGACGCGGACACCGCGGCGGCGGTTGAGGAAGGGGTGATCAAGGTGGAGGAGTGGACGAGCGAGCCGCGGACGCCGGCGGGGCCGAGCCCCAAGCTGTTCGGGGTTTCGATTGTCGGGAAACGGGTGCGGGAGGAGGAGATGGACCAGGATCCGACGCCGGCTGTGAAGCCGGACCCGAAGGAAGCGACCTCGCCAGAGCGCCACCAGCGGTCGTGGGTGGTGTACTGCCCTCGGCCGATACGAAGGTCGTGCAACGTGCCGGACAACCCGACGGATCGCGCACGTGATGCGAGCTGA